From Streptomyces durmitorensis, a single genomic window includes:
- a CDS encoding ABC transporter ATP-binding protein, translating to MTTATGHRGATTLDAARVTEAVKVYGSGDTAVRALDGVSVGFPAGRFTAIMGPSGSGKSTLMHCAAGLDTLTSGAAHIGDTELGALDDRRLTLLRRDRIGFVFQAFNLVPTLTVAENITLPMDLAGRRGDGAAAEWTDALIDVVGLRDRLHHRPAELSGGQQQRVAVARAFAGQPDVVFADEPTGNLDSRSGDEVLRLLGRAVRQMNRTVVMVTHDPVAAAHADEVVFLADGRLVDKMADPTADKVLDRLKAFDTKASATSGITASGATASGATASGSTTPGSTTAGTKGAPS from the coding sequence ATGACCACCGCGACCGGACACCGCGGCGCCACCACCCTCGACGCCGCCCGCGTCACCGAGGCCGTCAAGGTCTACGGCAGTGGTGACACCGCCGTACGGGCCCTGGACGGGGTGAGCGTCGGGTTTCCCGCCGGACGCTTCACCGCGATCATGGGCCCGTCGGGCTCGGGCAAGTCCACCCTGATGCACTGTGCCGCGGGCCTCGACACCCTCACCTCGGGGGCCGCCCACATCGGCGACACCGAGCTGGGCGCCCTCGACGACCGACGTCTCACGCTGCTGCGCCGCGACCGCATCGGCTTCGTCTTCCAGGCCTTCAACCTGGTGCCGACGCTGACCGTGGCCGAGAACATCACGCTGCCGATGGACCTCGCAGGCAGGCGTGGTGACGGTGCGGCGGCGGAGTGGACCGACGCCCTCATCGACGTGGTGGGGCTGCGCGACCGGCTCCACCACCGGCCCGCCGAGCTCTCCGGCGGTCAGCAGCAACGCGTCGCCGTGGCAAGGGCGTTCGCCGGTCAGCCCGACGTCGTCTTCGCCGACGAACCGACCGGCAACCTCGACTCGCGCTCCGGCGATGAGGTCCTGCGCCTCCTCGGCCGCGCGGTGCGGCAGATGAACCGTACGGTCGTCATGGTCACCCATGACCCGGTGGCCGCCGCCCACGCCGACGAGGTCGTCTTCCTGGCGGACGGCCGTCTCGTGGACAAGATGGCGGACCCGACCGCCGACAAGGTCCTCGACCGGCTCAAGGCCTTCGACACGAAGGCCTCGGCGACCTCCGGCATCACCGCATCCGGTGCCACCGCATCGGGCGCCACCGCATCCGGTTCCACCACACCTGGTAGCACCACAGCAGGAACCAAGGGGGCACCGTCATGA